A portion of the Rhinopithecus roxellana isolate Shanxi Qingling chromosome 21, ASM756505v1, whole genome shotgun sequence genome contains these proteins:
- the SKOR2 gene encoding SKI family transcriptional corepressor 2: MASSPLPGPNDILLASPSSAFQPDALSQPRPGHANLKPNQVGQVILYGIPIVSLVIDGQERLCLAQISNTLLKNFSYNEIHNRRVALGITCVQCTPVQLEILRRAGAMPISSRRCGMITKREAERLCKSFLGENRPPKLPDNFAFDVSHECAWGCRGSFIPARYNSSRAKCIKCSYCNMYFSPNKFIFHSHRTPDAKYTQPDAANFNSWRRHLKLTDKSPQDELVFAWEDVKAMFNGGSRKRALPQPGAHPACHPLSSVKAAAVAAAAAVAGGGGLLGPHLLGAPPPPPPPPPPLAELTGAPHAHHKRQRFDDDEDSLQEAAVVAAASLSAAAASLSVAAASGSAGTGGGGAGGGCVAGVGVGAGAGAGAGAGAKGPRSYPVIPVPSKGSFGGVLQKFPGCGGLFPHPYTFPAAAAAFGLCHKKEDAGAAAEALGGAGAGGAGAAPKAGLSGLFWPAGRKDTFYPPFCMFWPPRTPGGLPVPTYLQPPPQPPSALGCALGESPALLRQAFLDLAEPCGAAGSAEAAPPPGQPPQVVANGPGSGPQPPAGGAGSRDALFESPPGGSGGDCSAGSTPPADSVAAAGAGAAAAGAGPAGSRVPAPHHPHLLEGRKAGGGSYHHSSAFRPVGGKDDAESLAKLHGASAGAPHSAQTHPHHHHHPHHHHHHPPPQPPSPLLLLPPQPDEQGSERHHPAPPPPPPPPPPLAPHPHHRGLLSPAGTSCSYPSEDSSEDEDDEEEEQEVDVEGHKPPEGEEEEEEGRDPDDDEEEDEETGVLLGDPLVGGGRFLQGRGQSEKGSSRDRAPAVAGAFPLGLNSSRLLHEDGKLGDPGSDLPPPPPPPLAPQKASGGGSSSPGSPVHHPSLEEQPSYKDSQKTKENNQVIVSTKDDNSFSDKNKEHSFFITDSDASGGDFWRERSGEHTQETNSPHSLKKDVENMGKEELQKVLFEQIDLRRRLEQEFQVLKGNTSFPVFNNFQDQMKRELAYREEMVQQLQIIPYAASLIRKEKLGAHLSKS; the protein is encoded by the exons ATGGCTTCCAGTCCGCTGCCGGGGCCCAACGACATCCTGCTGGCGTCGCCGTCGAGCGCTTTCCAGCCCGATGCGCTGAGCCAGCCGCGGCCAGGGCACGCCAACCTCAAACCCAACCAGGTGGGCCAGGTGATCCTCTACGGCATTCCCATCGTGTCGTTGGTGATCGACGGGCAGGAGCGCCTGTGCCTGGCGCAGATCTCCAACACTCTGCTCAAGAACTTCAGCTACAACGAGATCCACAACCGCCGCGTGGCGCTGGGCATCACGTGTGTGCAGTGTACGCCGGTGCAACTGGAGATCCTGCGGCGTGCCGGGGCCATGCCCATCTCATCGCGCCGCTGCGGCATGATCACCAAACGCGAGGCCGAGCGTCTGTGCAAGTCGTTCCTGGGCGAAAACAGGCCGCCCAAGCTGCCAGACAATTTCGCCTTCGACGTGTCACACGAGTGCGCCTGGGGCTGCCGCGGCAGCTTCATCCCCGCGCGCTACAACAGCTCGCGCGCCAAGTGCATCAAATGCAGCTACTGCAACATGTACTTCTCGCCCAACAAGTTCATTTTCCACTCCCACCGCACGCCCGACGCCAAGTACACTCAGCCAGACGCAGCCAACTTCAACTCGTGGCGCCGTCATCTCAAGCTTACCGACAAGAGTCCCCAGGACGAGCTGGTCTTTGCCTGGGAGGACGTCAAGGCCATGTTCAACGGCGGCAGCCGCAAGCGCGCCCTGCCCCAGCCTGGCGCACACCCCGCCTGCCACCCGCTCAGCTCTGTCAAGGCGGCCGCGGTGGCCGCCGCGGCCGCGGTGGCTGGAGGCGGGGGTCTGCTGGGCCCCCACCTGCTGGGtgcgcccccgccgccgccgccaccaccgCCGCCCTTGGCGGAGCTGACGGGTGCCCCGCACGCCCATCACAAGCGGCAGCGCTTCGACGACGACGAGGACTCGTTGCAGGAGGCCGCCGTAGTAGCCGCCGCCAGCCTCTCGGCCGCAGCCGCCAGCCTCTCTGTGGCCGCTGCTTCTGGCAGCGCGGGGACTGGCGGGGGCGGCGCTGGGGGCGGCTGTGTGGCCGGCGTGGGCGTGGGCGCAGGCGCGGGGGCGGGCGCCGGGGCCGGGGCCAAAGGCCCGCGCAGCTATCCAGTCATCCCGGTGCCCAGCAAGGGCTCGTTCGGGGGCGTCCTGCAGAAGTTCCCGGGCTGCGGCGGGCTCTTCCCGCACCCCTACACCTtcccggccgccgccgccgccttcgGCTTGTGCCACAAGAAAGAGGACGCTGGCGCCGCCGCTGAGGCCCTGGGGGGCGCGGGCGCAGGCGGTGCGGGCGCTGCGCCCAAGGCCGGCTTGTCCGGCCTTTTCTGGCCCGCGGGCCGCAAGGACACCTTCTATCCTCCTTTCTGTATGTTCTGGCCGCCGCGGACCCCTGGCGGGCTCCCGGTGCCCACCTACCTGCAGCCCCCGCCTCAGCCGCCCTCAGCGCTGGGCTGCGCCCTCGGCGAAAGCCCGGCACTGCTGCGTCAGGCCTTTCTGGACCTGGCCGAGCCCTGCGGCGCAGCTGGCAGCGCCGAGGCCGCGCCCCCGCCAGGGCAGCCCCCACAGGTCGTGGCCAACGGCCCGGGGTCGGGCCCACAGCCTCCTGCCGGGGGCGCCGGCTCTCGCGACGCGCTCTTCGAGTCGCCCCCGGGCGGCAGCGGCGGGGACTGCAGCGCGGGCTCCACGCCGCCCGCGGACTCTGTGGCAGCGGCCGGGGCAGGGGCCGCGGCTGCCGGGGCTGGCCCCGCGGGTTCCCGGGTTCCGGcgccccaccacccccaccttcTGGAGGGGCGCAAAGCAGGCGGTGGCAGCTACCACCATTCCAGCGCCTTCCGGCCAGTGGGCGGCAAGGACGACGCGGAGAGCCTGGCCAAGCTGCACGGGGCGTCGGCGGGCGCGCCCCACTCGGCCCAGACacatccccaccaccaccaccatcctcaccaccaccaccaccacccacccccgCAGCCGCCGTcaccgctgctgctgctgcccccgCAGCCCGACGAGCAGGGTTCCGAGCGCCACCACCcggccccgccgccgccgccacccccTCCGCCCCCTCTTGCCCCGCACCCGCACCACCGAGGCCTTCTGTCCCCGGCGGGAACCAGCTGCAGCTATCCCAGCGAGGACAGCTCCGAGGACGAGGACGAcgaggaggaagagcaggaggtGGACGTGGAGGGCCACAAGCCCCccgagggagaggaagaggaggaggaaggtcgAGACCCTGACGACGACGAGGAAGAGGACGAGGAGACAGGGGTCCTACTCGGGGACCCCTTAGTCGGGGGCGGCCGGTTCCTCCAGGGCCGAGGGCAGTCGGAGAAGGGGAGCAGCCGGGACCGCGCGCCGGCCGTCGCGGGCGCGTTCCCACTCGGCCTGAACTCCTCCAGGCTGCTGCATGAGGACGGGAAACTCGGGGACCCCGGCTCGgacctgcccccacccccgccgCCGCCCCTGGCCCCCCAGAAGGCGAgtggcggcggcagcagcagcccGGGCAGCCCGGTTCACCATCCATCACTGGAGGAGCAGCCCTCCTACAAAGAT AGTCAGAAAACTAAGGAAAATAACCAAGTTATTGTATCTACAAAGGATGACAACAGCttttcag ATAAGAACAAGGAGCATAGCTTTTTCATCACAGACTCTGATGCTTCTGGAGGAGATTTTTGGAGAGAAAGATCAG